The DNA segment AATTCACCACGCGTACTACACCGTTGGCGTCCCCGTTGCCCTCGACCGGTTTCGCCGCCAGCAGCCCCGTCGCCGTGTTGAGCGCGGCACCGGTGGCACCCCGGCCGACCAGCCCGTGACCGTCGAGGAAGGCGTCGAGGGCCGTACGGGCGGGGGCGGTGAGGTCGTCGTACTCCATCCCCGCCGACACGAACAGCACGTCCACCGACGACCAGTCGAACCCGGCGTTCAGCACCTCCGTCGAGACCGGGGTGACCTCGAAGTTCATCTCCCGCAACGCGAACAGCTCGCCCGCGGTGACGGCTGCGGCGACGCGGGTGCGGTGCAGCGGGACGGTGCCGGTGAGCTTCGTCGAGTGGAAGGCGACGTCGTAGGCGCGGGCTGCTGCCAGGGCCTGTCGCCGCGCCGAGCCCGGCACGATCGCGCTGCCGTCGGCGGCACGGCGCGCATCGACGCCTTGCCGCAGCAGGGCGTTGAGGGCGGCGACCTCGTTCGGGTCGTCGAGCCTCAGCCGGAGCTCACCGCGCGGGGCGACATACGCCACGGGGGCCGCCGCGCGGACGGGGCGCAGGGCGGTGCCGTACGGCATCCGCGGCAGGGTCTCGACCGCCGCGCCCCACAGGCGGCCGAGGCTCCAGCCCGAGATGTCGTACATCGCCGAGACCTTGGCGCTGATGTCCCGCCCGTCCGCGAGCAGCGCGTTCGCCAGGCCGCGCTTGGGCTGGCGCATGTCGACGACGTACGAGCCCTTGGCGTACGTGCGTCCGCCGAGCCGGAAGGAGTGGGCCGCGCGGCTGACCCGTACGTCGTTGGCCAGGAGGTGGTCGACGAGGCGGGCGGCGGCAGGGGCCGAGCGCTGGGCGCCGGTGCCCGCCGGGATGACGTAGGCGCGGGGGAAGGTGGTCGTGTAGACGTCCTCGGGGCCGATGCCGGGGACGCCCGGGACGGTCTCCTCGGACACCGGCACCTGCGCGGCGCCCGCGGCTCCCCGCCGGAAGACCTCGATCTGGTCGGCGACGAGTGACGTACGCCTTTCCCGGACGAAGTCGAGGGAGGCGCGCAGGGCGGCCCCGGCGACATCGACGTTGATCGCGGACCGGCGGCGCAACTCGGTGACGGGCAGGGTGGTGTAGGCGGTGTTGTTCACCGTCAGCGGGATCTCCACCGTGTGCGCGGCGACCGTGCCGTGGAACGCCGCGTACTGCGGGGTGAAGATGGGCGGCCAGTCGTCCCAGCCCTCCTCCTGGTCCCGGAAGGGAATCTGCGCGGGTGCGACCCCGTCCTTCTCCGCCGTGTAGCCGAGGCCGTTGACGGCGGCCTCCATGCGCAGGGCGTTGGCATAGGTGTTCTTGAGGAACAGGTCGTACTCGTAGTTCTCGCCGTGCGGGGGAGTGGTGGGCTCGATGAGGGTGCCGTTGACGTAGCCGTGCAGGTCGAGCAGGACGGCCGGCTGCTTGTCGACCATGATCTGCCGCATCGCCCGCGTCTCCGGCTGCGAGGCGGTGACGAAGTCCCGGTTCATGTCGAAGCCGCCCGCGTTGGCGCGCGTTCCGGCGATACGGCCGTCCGGGTTGGCGGTGATGTTGAAGTACAGCCGGCTGTGGGAGAGGAGGTCGCGCGTCCCGGCGTCCGTGGCGGTGGCGAGCCGCTCGATGAGCTTCAGACTGGCGTCGGTGCCCTCCCACTCGTTGCCGTGGATGTTGTTGTTGAGGAAGACGGGCGCCTTGTAACTCCTCCTGACCTCCGGCGACTTGGCGGCGAGAGCGGGGGCGTTCTCGATGAGTTCGCGCATCCGTGCCTGCGTACGGGCCTGGCGGGTGGTCTCCGGGGCGGTGACGGTGACCAGGTAGAGCCGGTTCCCACCCGCCGAGCGGCCCGCGACCTCGACGCTCACGCGGTCGCCGAGGGCCTGGAGGGAGTTCAGCTTCGGCGCGATGGCGTGGTACGGGGTGAGGCCGAGCTTGATGGACTTGTCGGCCGGGTTCTCGGGGTCCGGGGTGAGGACCTGCCGGCGCGGGTAGCCGCGGCTGTCGTCGGCGATCGCCGCGGAGGGCGCTTCGGGGCCTGACTCGGCGGTGCCGAGGGCCCGCTGGGCGGCGCTCGCGGGCGTCCGCGCCGCTTCCCGGTCGAGCGCGGCCTCGCGGTGGACCGGGGGGTGGCCCGGCGGCTGGGGCTCCGCGACGGCGGTGTGCGGGGTGAGGAGCAGGGAGCCCGCCGTGCTGAGGGCGAGGGCGGTGATCAGAACGGGTCTCGCAGGAACGGTTCTCGTGATGCGCACGCGTACCTCCTCCGGAACTTCAAAGATCGGTACGGCGAGGTGTACCTGTTCGACTCAACCGCAACAAGAGGGAGTTGGTGCCACGGATGCCCCGGATGGCTCATGCGGGGGCCGCCGGACGGGGCATGCTGAGAGCGCACCGGCGGCGGCAGGAGGCGAGCAGAGCCCATGGCAACGATCCCTTCGATCCCCAGCAGGGATGACGTACTCCGCATGGCACGCAGCACGACCGACATCACCGGCCAACTCCTCGACACGGCCGGGAACCTCACCCGTATCGCGATGAACACCTTCGACCCGAGGGACGGATCGGGCGCCGAGGTCCTGCGGGTGCTGCGGCAGACCACCGCCGAACTGGCCGAGGCGAGCGCCTCGCCACAGGCCCAGGAGGCCTTCTACCGCATCGTCGAGACCCTCACCCGTCTCGGCACCAGCGGAGCGCCCCTCGCGGTCCACCCCGTAAGCGAGCCGGCGCAGGCCCTGCTGGCGGCCCTGGGCGACAGCCTGCTGCCGGTGCTGGACGCGGTCGAGCCGGCGGTCGAGGAGTTCGCGGCGGCGCTGGGCGAGCTGGTCGAGGCGACGTCGCCCCTGCTGCCGGCGACGGCGGGCCTGGCCGCGGGTGTGCTGCTCGCGCTGACCCCGCTGCTCCGTTCCGCGGCCGAGATCCTGCGCGAGTCCTCCCCCGAACTCCACCGCATCGCCGACGCGTTGACGGCCGCGCTCGCGCCCCTGATGCCGCTCCAGGTCGCCCTGGCCGGCGCGAACGTCGTCCGGGCGACGCTGCCACCCCTCGCCGACCTCACCGAGGCCGCGGCGGCCACGACGAAGGCGGCGCGTCCGGCACTGATCGCCGGCGAGGAGTTCCTAGTCGCCGGGCTGGAACGGATACAGCCCCTGCTGCTGTCCGGGGCGTCGGGCGCGGGGCGGGTGGCACGCGCGGCGGCGGTACGGGTGTCGGCGGCGGTGAGCCCGGCGGCCGACCGGGGGGTCGTGGTGGCGGTGACGCCGGCGTGAGCGGCGTCCGGGGGCAGCGGTGACCAGGCCCCGAAGCGACCGTGACTGCCGTGTGACACGGCCCGACTAGAGTGCGAACCATGCGCGATCTTGGGACCGGGTTCAGGTATCTCCTCAGGGGCCAGCGGTGGGTGGCCCGCCACGGCAAGCAGTACGGCTTCGGGCTGATCCCCGGCCTGATCACCCTGGTGCTCTACGTGGCCGCGCTGGTAGGGCTCGCGCTCTGGGGCGAGGACTTCGTGTCCTGGTCGACGCCGTTCGCCGACGACTGGTCGAGCCCGTGGCAGGGCCTGTTCCGAGGCTTCCTCACCGCCGTCCTGTTCGCGCTGGGCCTGCTCCTGTCGGTGATCACCTTCACGGCGGTTACCCTGCTGATCGGCCAGCCCTTCTACGAGAACCTCTCCGAGAAGGTCGACCGGGACGTCTCCCCCGACGGCACGGCCCCCGAGTCCGGCCTGCCGCTCTGGCGCGAACTGTGGATCTCGGGCCGCGACAGCCTGCGGATCGTCCTGCGCGCCGCACTCTGGGGCGTCCTGCTCTTCGCCCTCGGCTTCATCCCGGTCATCGGCCAGACGGCCGTCCCCGTGATCGGCGTCTTCGTCACCGGCTTCTTCCTCACCGAGGAACTCACGGCGGTAGCCCTCCAGCGCCGCCGCGTCGAACTCCGCGACCGCCTCACCATGCTCCGCTCCCGCAAGCCCCTGATCTGGGGCTTCGGAGCCCCCCTCGCAGCATCCTTCCTGGTGCCCTTCGTCGCGGTGTTCCTGATGCCGGGCGCGGTGGCGGGGGCGACGCTGATGGCTCGGGAGCTGATGGGGGAGGAGACGGCGGAGGAGAGGGACGCGAAGGGCGCCGCCCCTTTTGACGGGCACCCCGCGCGTACCAGCTCGTCCGGCGTCTGAGGACGAGGCCCGACGCCGGGTGCCTACGAACCCGCCGTCGCCTCCACCGCGGCCGTCAGAATCCCCCGCACCTGCGCGATGATGTCCAGCCGGTTCCGTACGAACTCCGGATCCGTCACCGCCCCGGTCGCCGGATCCGTGTTGCCCGCCCCGAACTGCAGCACCGGGGTGTGCACATGCCCGCCCGGCAGTGAGTCATGGAGTCCGAGCCGGTCACGCAGCAGCGTCGCCCGGTAGGCGATCTCGTTGGAGAGGTAGTCCCCGCCGCCCCCGGCCCGCGCGGTGGAGCCCTGCGTCGGCCCGTCCGGCCGTACGACCGCGGTCGTGCCGCCCGCCGGAATCTCGGTCACGCTCGTGTTGTCGTACACGGGGAACCGCCCGGTGTCCGCGGCGACGATCTCCCGGTACGGCAGCGTCGTCGTGGTCCACTGCGGCTGCGAGGCCGGATCGGCGACGGGGATCGTCTCGGTCCGCCCGATGTTGTCGTTGTCCTGGAAGCCGCCCCGCCAGGCCCCGTTGGTCCGCTCGACGTCGAACCGCCCGACGCGCCCCTGGCTCACGGTCGTGAACAGATCGACCTGCTTCAGATACGGCCGCAGCGCCCGTTCCACCGTCCCGTCCGCGAAGTCCTGCCACCGCACCGGGAACACGGCGGTCTCCACGCGGGCCGGACCCTCCGCCGTCTCGATCACCGCGCCGTCGAGGGCGAGCGCGGTGGCGCCGGACGGGTTGGAGATACGGATGTCCCGGTCGAGCGTGAACGGGTCGAACCCGGTGACGAGGATCCGCTTCATGCCCGCCCCGGCGGCACCGGCCGCATGGCGAAGGTCGCTCTGACCACGCGAGGCCCGCTCCAACGCGCCGATGAGAGCAGCTCGCTGGGCGTCGCTCAGCCCGAACTCCGGCTCAAACGTCCGCACGTCCCGCGTCATCGACAACCGCGCCCAGTACAACGGCCGATCGTCGTCCCGGCTCAGTTCACCTCCGGCCGGACCCCGCCCCTGCGCCCGGTCCACGGCCCTGCGCCACAGCGCCGATCCCTCGCGTGTGACGACCCGGTGGGCCTGCGCGTAGGAGCGCGCGTCGGCCAGGTCGTCGGCGAACTCCGCCGCCGCGGCGTCGAATCCGGAGCGGCGCAGGATCTCCTGGGGGACGGTCTTGTCGAGGCGTTGTTCCTCGACGGTCGGCGCGGGGGCGGACTGCGCGGCGGCTGCGGTCCCGGTCGTGGGAGCCGAGAGTCCGGCCAGCAGGGCCACTGAGAGGACGCCGATCCGAACGCGTATGGAATTCAAGGGAATTACGGTCCTTCCGTCACGGTGGGGGGTGAGGCAGAGCGTGCGTCGTGCGGGACGCCGGAAGTATCGCGTGGCGGGAGGGGACTACGCCATGGCTCGCGCCGCACCCGCACCGACGCCGCCGCTTCCCGCAGCGCCCCCACGAACGCCTCCACGGCCGGCGCAGGCGACCGCCCCCGCACCGTCGCCGCGTACACCGCACGCGCCGGCCCGCCCTCGTCCAGCACCGGTACCAGCCGGACGTCGGGGCGCACGGACGCCGCCGCCAGCGCCGGGACCAGCGCCACTCCGAGGCCGGCGGCGACGTAGCCCTGCTTGGCGGTCCACTCGCCGACGACGTGCGCGACACGCGGCCGAAAGCCCTGCCGCAGGGCCACGTCGAGGAGGGTGCCCTCCGGGCGGGAGCTGCCGGAGATCCATTCGGCATCGGCGAGCCGGCCGAGCCGGACAGGGTGGCCGCCGGCGGCCAGCGGATGACCGGCGGGGACGGCGACGTACAGGGACTCGTCGAGCAGGTGGTGGAGTTCGTACGCCTCCAGCGGGGCGCGGCCCGTGGTCGAGACGACCGCGAGGTCGAGGTGGCCCGCGGTGAGCCGGTCCAGCAGGGCAGGGGTGAAGCCCTCCTCGCGGGTCACGTGGACGCGAGGGTGCGCGGCGCTGAAGGCGGCCAGCGCCTGGGGCACCAGCCCCGCGTCGGCCGTGGCGAAGGCACCGAACCGCAGCCGCCCGCCCGCCACTTCACGCAGAGCGGCCAGCTCCCGAACGGCCCCGTGCAACGACTCGGCGACGGCCTCGGCATAGGGCATGAGAACCCGCCCGGCCTCGGTGAGCCGCACGCCCCGCGGGAGCCGGTCGAAGAGCGGGGCACCGCCCAGGGCCCCTTCCAGCGTGGAGATCTGGCGGGACACCGCCGACTGCGTCCACCCGAGAGTCCGGGCGGCGCCGGTGAAGGAACCGAGCCGGGCGACCTCCAGGAACGCCCTCAACCACACACTGGAGACCTCGGGGAACTCAAGCTGAGCCTCCTGCTGATACTCATGCTGTTTCGGCATGGCAGTCATGCTGGACATTCGCTTGTCGCATCGCAAGCCCACGCCTAGCGTCGACGGCATGCAGATCACCGTCGACAACCCGCCCTGCGCACCGCAGCCCTTGAGCCCGTACTACTCCCAGGTCGCCCGCGTCGAACACGCCGACGGCAGCGCGCTGTTGTTCGTCTCCGGGCAGATCGCCGAGGGCGCCACGGTCACCGAGCAGACCCGCGGCATCTTCGAGACCATCGCCGCCCTGCTCGGGGCCCATGGCGCCACGCTCGCGGACGTCATCAACATCCGCACCTGCCTCACCGACATCGGCACCCTGGACGAATACGGCACCGTACGGCGGCAGTTCCTCACCGGTACTCCGCCCACCAGCATGACCTTCGAGGTGCCGAGGCTGTTCAGGGCGGCGGCCCGTGTGGAGGTCGAGGTCGTCGCCGCCGTCAGTCCGCGTTCTCGCCCAGCAGTCTGAGGAAGTCGCGGAACGCGCCCGGCATGTCCACCGAGTCCGGGTCCAGGAGTCACTGGTACTGCAACCCGTCCATGACGGCGACCAGCAAGGGCGCCGTACGCTCCGGTGTCAGCCCGTTCGGCAGCCGGTCGCCGTACTCGACGCGCAGGACCTCCGCCATGCTCGCCCGTACGCGCGTGTAGCGCTCGGTGAAGTACTCGCGCGCGGGATGCCCCTCAGTCACGCTCTCGCCGAGCAGCGCCGAGAAGGTCTGGATGATGCCGGGTCGCGTCGCGTTGTACTCGACGAGCGAGGCGAGCAGGTCGACGCGCCACCGGGTGTCGGGTACGGCGTCCCACTGGTCCCGCTCCTGGAGCACCCCGACGAGCAGCGCGTCCTTGGTCGGGAAGTAGTGCAGCAGGCCCTGCTGGGTGAGCCCGACCCGCTCGGCCACCGCGGCGAGGCTCGCCCCCCGGTAACCGCGCTCGGCGATCACCTCCAGGAGGATGGAGGCACAGCCCGGACTCAACGAGGAGGCACCGCGATGGCGGGAACCCGTACCCAGGCCGACGAAGCGCGCGAGGCGGCCGTCGAGGTCGCCCTCGCCGCGCTCGACCTCGACGCGAAAGCGCGGCTGCTCTCCGGCCAGGACACCTGGACCCTGCCCGCACTGCCCGAGATCGGCCTGAAGTCCCTCGTCATGTCCGACGGCCCGATCGGCGTGCGGGGTGTGCGCTGGACCGCCGACGACCCGTCCGTCGCGCTGCCCTCGCCCACCGCCCTCGCCGCCACCTGGGACCCGGACCTCGCCCGCCGCGCCGGCACCCTCCTCGCCCAGGAGGCCCGCCGCAAGGGCGTCCATGTGCTCCTCGCTCCCACCGTCAACCTCCACCGCTCACCGCTCGGCGGCCGCCACTTCGAGGCGTACAGCGAGGACCCGTACCTGACGGGGACGATCGGCGCCGGATATGTCAGCGGCGTCCAGTCCGGCGGCGTCGGCACCACCGTGAAGCACTTCGTCGCCAACGACGCCGAGACCGAGCGCTTCACCGTCAACAACCTCGTCTCCGAACGCGCCCTGCGCGAGCTGTACTTGGCGCCCTTCGAGATCATCGTCGAGAACGCCCACCCCTGGGGCATCATGACCGCCTACAACACGGTCAACGGCACGACGATGAGCGAGCACCACCACCTCGTGAACGAAGTCCTGCGCGGGGAATGGGGCTTCGACGGCTACAACGTCTCCGACTGGATGGCCGCCCGGTCCACCGTCGGGGCCATCGAGGGCGGCCTCGACGTGGCCATGCCCGGACCGCAGACCGTGTACGGCGAGCCCCTCGCCCAGGCCGTACGGGACGGGAAGGTGGCCGAGGCCAAGGTCGACGACGCCGTGCGCAACGTCCTGCGGCTCGCCGCCCGCGTCGGGATCCTCGACGGTGCCGAGCCCGTCGTCAACGAGTACCCCGAGAGCGTCGACGGCTCCGAACTCGCCCGCGAGATCGCCCGCCGCTCCTTCGTCCTGGTCCGCAACCAGGGCGGCGCCCTCCCGCTGCGGCCGAACGGCACCGTCGCGCTGATCGGCGCGGCAGCCCGGGACGCCCGCGTGCTGGGCGGCGGCTCCGCCACCGTCTTCCCCGACCGGATCGTCTCCCCGCTCGACGGCCTCACCGCCGCCCTCCCCGACGGCACCCTCACCTACGCCGTCGGCGCCGACCCGAACACCGAACTCGGCATCGCCGACAAGGGCTTCGAGCTGCGGGCCGTGTGCCGGGACGCCGACGGGAACGTCATCGGCACCGGCTCCGCCCCCAACGGCCACATCCAGTGGATGGGCAGCGACCTCCCCGAGGGCGTGACCCACGAGGCCCTGCGCACCGTCGAGCTGACCGGCACCTTCACCCCGCGCGACACCGGCCCGCACATCTTCGGCATCAAGGGCATGGGCGCCTTCAGGCTCACGATCGACGGCACGACGTACTACGACGACGTCCAGCGCCCCGCCAAGGAGGACCCCTTCGCCGCCTTCTTCGGCGCTCCCGTCCCCCGGGCCCAGCCCGAACTCACCGCCGGGGCACCGGTCGAGGTCTCCCTCACCCATGTCGTCGCGTTCCCCGAGGGCGTCCCGCTGAGGGTCGTCGGCTTCACCCTCGCGCACCAGGAGCCGCAGCGCGACCCCGACGAGCTGATCGCCGAGGCCGTCGAGGCCGCCCGCAACGCCGACACGGCCGTCGTCGTGGTCGCCACCACCGACCGCGTCGAGTCCGAGGGCTTCGACCGCACGGACCTCACCCTGCCCGGCCGCCAGGACGACCTGGTCCGCGCCGTCGCCGCGGCGAACCCCGACACCGTGGTGGTCGTCAACTCCGGTTCCCCGGTGGAGCTGCCGTGGCGCGAGGACGTCGCCGCCGTGCTGCTCAGCTGGTTCCCCGGCCAGGAGGCCGGCGCGGCACTCGCGGAGGTCCTCACCGGCGCCCACGAGCCGGGCGGGCGCCTGCCCACCACGTGGGGCTCCCTTGCCGACGCCCCGGTCACCCAGGTAGCCCCCTCGGCCGGCGAACTCCCGTACAGCGAGGGTGTCTTCATTGGTTACCGTGCCTGGGAGAAGGAGGGCCGGGTCCCGTCGTACCCCTTCGGGCACGGCCTCGGCTACACCGAGTGGACGTACGAGTCCGCCAAGGTCGAGGGGACCACGGTCACGGTCCGCCTCCGCAACTCCGGCGAGCGTGCGGGCCGCGAGGTCGTGCAGGTCTACCTGGCGCCGGCCGAGCCCCGCACCGACCGCCCGGCGCGCCGGCTGGCCGGATTCGCGGGTGTGGCCGCGGGGCCGGGGGAGACGGCCGAGGCCGTGATCGAACTTCCGCGCCGCGCTTTCGAGATGTGGGACGAGCAGACCAATTCGTGGACGCTTGTGAAGGGTTCGTACGAGATCCAGGTGAGCCGCTCGATCGCGGACCGTCGGGTGACGGCGACGATTAACGTCTGAGGCGGGAGAAGTGCCCCAGGAACAGCCCCGGTCCGGGTCCTGACGCCCGGGCCGGGGCTTGTCCCTGAGCAAGTAGGGCCTGAACTCCCGCTATCGGACGGAGAAGCCGTACACCGTCTCCGACCGGAACACCTCGCCAGGCCGCAGCACCGTGCCCGGGAACTCCGGCCGGTTCGGGGAGTCGGGGAAGTGCTGGGTCTCCAGTGCGATGCCGTCGCCCGGGGCGAAGGGCTCGGTCAGGTGCTCGGCGGTGTACAGCTGGAGTCCGGGCTCGGTGGTCGCCACCGTCAGCGCCCGCCCGGTCGACGGGTCGTACAGCTCGGCGACCTCCTCCGCAGCGCCCGTCACCCCCTTGTCCAGTACGAAGTTGTGGTCGTACCCGGAGCCGGCCTTGCGCGTCTGACGGAAGTCGAAGCGGGTGCCCGCGACCTCGTCCAGGGAGCCGGTAGGGATGAGGTCCGCGTCGACCGGGGTGTACCGCGAGGCGGCGAGCCGCAGTTCATGGCCGCCCGCGTCGCCCGAACCCGCCCCGGCGAGGTTGAAGTAGCTGTGGTTGGTCAGGTTCACCACGGTCGGCGCGTCCGTCACCGCCTCGTACACGATCCGCAGCGCCCCGTCCGACGACAGGGTGTAGGTCGCCGAGACCTCCAGCCGCCCCGGGAAGCCCTCCTCGCCATGCGGGCTGACCCGGCTCAGGCGCACACCGTGCTCGACCGGCGTCATCTCCCACACCCGCTTGTCGAAACCGCGTTCGCCGCCGTGCAGGGAGTTGGGCGGGTTGTTGGGGTCGAGCGCGTACGTCAGGCCGTCCAGAGGGAAGCGGGCGTGCGCGATCCGGTTGGCGTACCGGCCGATCAGGGCGCCGAGATACGGCCCCGGGTGGGACAGATAGCCGTCCAGGTCGGCGAACCCCAGCACCACGTTCGCCGCGTGTCCCTCCCGGTCCGGCACCTCCAGCGACTGCACGATCCCGCCGTACGACAGCACCCGTACCCGAAGGCCCGCACGCTCCAGCGTCCAGCGGTGGACCGGGGTGCCGTCGGAAAGTGTGCCGAAGTGTTCGCTCATGAGCGAAACACTAGTTCGTGACCGTCCGGTAGGCGATCTCGGCAAGCCGCGCCTGACCGTTCACACTCGGATGGAACCAGTCCCACTGGCTCAGCTGCTTGCCGCCGAAGCGGAACTCGTACACCGCGCCGTCGTCGAACCGGCACCGGCGGTCCTTCGCACAGACCTGCTCCAGCACGTCGTTGTACGCCTCGACCCGCTCCTGCACCGTCGCGCGCCGCTGGTTCGCCGCCGCGGTGAGGGAGTCGGCGTCGCCCAGCATCGACGGGCAGATGCCGAGCTTCCACACCTGCTTGCCCATCGGACTCGTACGGCCCTGCTCCCATAGCCGCATCAGATTCGGTACGCTCGCGACATAGACCTGAGTCTTCGGCAGCGCCTCGCGCAATGTGCCCATCGCGTCCTCGAACTGCGCCCGGAAGTCGGCCACCGACGTCATCGCGTCGGTCGTGTCCCGGCAGGCGTCGTTGGCCCCCGCCATCACCGCCACCAACTCCGGCCTGCGCGTGACCGCCTGCGCCAGCTGCCCGGCCACGTCGGTCATCCGCGCCCCGGTCACCGCGTAGTTCCAGCTCCGCTCCGCCGCCTTCGCCCTGCCCAGCAGCCGGACGGCGAGACTGTCGACGCGGGGGCTGCTGCCGGTGGCCCAGGAGACCTCGGGGCAGTCCGACAGGACCGAACAGGCGTCGAAACCGGTCGTGATGGAGTCACCCACGGCCGCGATCGAGGCAGGGCTGCGGTCCCAGGTCGGGGTCGGTTTCGGCCTCGCGCTGCGCGCGTCGCTGCCGGACGGCTCCGGCGAGTTGCCGCCGACGGCGTCACAACCCGCCACGCCCAGGACGGCCGCGGTCACGGCGGCGAGGACAGCGCGCGAGAGGTGCCGTCGCTTCCGCATACCCCGGTCCATCCCCTCACTCGGCCCTGTCATGGTTCACAACCAATAACAACGCACGAGGGTTCCCGCCCGTCTCATGCAACGGCTCACACCCGTACAAGCGTCCTGCCGGGTGAATGGCGGGCGTTTCCCGGCACCTGGACCGACGGTACGTCACACTCCTTGCGCCGCCGCACGGTAGCCTCGCCATCAACGTGGCTGCCCGGCCACTATCGTCCGTCAGTTCGCAAGATGTCCGCTCTGCCCGGAGGTCCCGGTGACGACACGTGGGGTTTTGTACGTGCACTCCGCGCCGCGCGCGCTGTGCCCGCATGTCGAGTGGGCCGTCGCCGGGGTGCTCGGCACGCGCGTCAACCTCGACTGGATCCGGCAGCCGGCCGCGCCCGGCACCTGGCGCTCGGAGTTCTCCTGGCAGGCCGAGGCGGGCACCGCCTCCAAGCTGGCCTCCGCCCTGCGCGGCTGGCACCTCCTGCGCTTCGAGGTCACGGCCGAGCCCTGCCCCACCGCCGAGGGCGAGCGCTACAGCTGCACCCCCGAGCTGGGCATCTTCCACGCCGTCACCGGCATCCACGGCGACATCCTCATCCCGGAGGACCGCCTGCGCGCCGCCCTGGCCCGCTCCCAGCACGGCGAGACCGACCTGGAGGCAGAGATCGCCAAGCTGCTCGGGAAGCCGTGGGACGACGAGTTGGAGCCGTTCAGGTATGCCGGAGAGGGAGCGCCGGTGCGCTGGTTGCACCAGGTGGTCTGAGGCTGGGACACGTGAAGGGGCCCCACCTCGAAAGGTGGGGCCCCTTCACGTGCGTACGGCTGCTGCTCAGACCGTCCTGAACGCCAGCACCACGTTGTGGCCGCCGAAGCCGAACGAGTCGTTCAGCGCGGCGATCCGGCCCTCGACGGGCAGCTTGCGCGCCTCACCGCGGACCACGTCGGCGTTCGCCTCGGCCTCCGGGTCGAGGTTCTCGACGTTGATGGTCGGCGGAGCGACCCGGTGGTACAGCGCGAGCACCGTCGCCACCGTCTCTACGCCACCGGCGCCACC comes from the Streptomyces sp. NBC_00443 genome and includes:
- a CDS encoding aldose epimerase family protein, coding for MSEHFGTLSDGTPVHRWTLERAGLRVRVLSYGGIVQSLEVPDREGHAANVVLGFADLDGYLSHPGPYLGALIGRYANRIAHARFPLDGLTYALDPNNPPNSLHGGERGFDKRVWEMTPVEHGVRLSRVSPHGEEGFPGRLEVSATYTLSSDGALRIVYEAVTDAPTVVNLTNHSYFNLAGAGSGDAGGHELRLAASRYTPVDADLIPTGSLDEVAGTRFDFRQTRKAGSGYDHNFVLDKGVTGAAEEVAELYDPSTGRALTVATTEPGLQLYTAEHLTEPFAPGDGIALETQHFPDSPNRPEFPGTVLRPGEVFRSETVYGFSVR
- a CDS encoding SGNH/GDSL hydrolase family protein, with product MRKRRHLSRAVLAAVTAAVLGVAGCDAVGGNSPEPSGSDARSARPKPTPTWDRSPASIAAVGDSITTGFDACSVLSDCPEVSWATGSSPRVDSLAVRLLGRAKAAERSWNYAVTGARMTDVAGQLAQAVTRRPELVAVMAGANDACRDTTDAMTSVADFRAQFEDAMGTLREALPKTQVYVASVPNLMRLWEQGRTSPMGKQVWKLGICPSMLGDADSLTAAANQRRATVQERVEAYNDVLEQVCAKDRRCRFDDGAVYEFRFGGKQLSQWDWFHPSVNGQARLAEIAYRTVTN
- a CDS encoding DUF3145 domain-containing protein, which encodes MTTRGVLYVHSAPRALCPHVEWAVAGVLGTRVNLDWIRQPAAPGTWRSEFSWQAEAGTASKLASALRGWHLLRFEVTAEPCPTAEGERYSCTPELGIFHAVTGIHGDILIPEDRLRAALARSQHGETDLEAEIAKLLGKPWDDELEPFRYAGEGAPVRWLHQVV